The genomic region ATAAGGAGGAGCTGTGGCAAGAAAGAGTAAAATAGAAAGAGCAAAGTATCCACCAAAATTTAAAGTAAGAGTAAGAAATCGTTGTAAAATTTGCGGTAGACCCAGAGGATATCTGAGAGACTTTGGGCTCTGTAGAATTTGTTTTAGATTTTTAGCCAACTCAGGGAAGATCCCTGGAGTTGTAAAAGCAAGCTGGTAAGAGGTGGTAATTATGATGACAGATCCAATTGCAGATATGCTAACTCGGATTAGAAATGCAATAAAAGTAAAGGCAGATAAGGTTGATATCCCTGCTTCAAGGATGAAGATTGAGATCTCAAAGATACTTAAGGAAGAAGGGTTTATCAAGTCTTACAAGATTATCAAGGATAAAAAGCAAGGCATAATAAGAATAAATCTGAAATATACGCCCGAGGGCGATTCAGTAATCTCAAATCTTCGGAGAATCAGTAAACCTGGCAGAAGAGTATATGTCAGTAAAGATGAAGTTCCTCGTGTAATGGGAGGACTTGGTATAGCTATATTGACCACATCTCAGGGTGTTATGACTGATAAAGAGTGCCGACATAGAGGAGTCGGTGGAGAAGTAATATGTTATGTATGGTAAGAGGTGAAGGGATGTCAAGAATAGGAAGAAAACCAATTCAGATACCAGAGGGAGTGAACATAGCAGTAGAAAATAGAAAAGTCATTGTTAAAGGTCCAAAAGGACAGTTAAGCTATGAACTACCTGAAGGAATAGGATTAACCTTAGACAGCAAAGCTGTAGTTGTTACAAGAGATTCTGATGTGGCTAAACAAAAAGCCATGCATGGACTTGTAAGAAGTTTGATATCAAATATGGTTATAGGAGTTTCTCAGGGATTTACAAAGACTCTCCAGATTTATGGTGTTGGTTACAGGGCTCAAGTAAGTGGAAATAAGCTTATACTTAATGTGGGATATTCTCATCCAGTGGAGTTTCCTCTTCCAGAGGGTATTAAAGCTACTGTTGATGAGAAACAGACAACCATTACTCTGTACGGGATAGACAAACAGCTTGTTGGGCAGGTAGCTGCTAACCTGAGAGCTATCAGACCTCCAGATGCTTACAAGGGTAAAGGAATCAGATACGCTGATGAAGTTTTAAAATTAAAACCTGGAAAGACTGGAAAGAAATAAGGAGGTTCAGCATTGCGAGATAAAACTGAATTAAGAGAAAGAAGACGCAGAAGAATCAGAAAAAAGGTTTTTGGAACTCCTGACAGGCCAAGGCTATGTGTATTCAGAAGTCTCAATCATATATATGCGCAGATTATTGATGATACAAAGGGACATACAGTTGTATCTGCCTCAACTCTTGACAAAGAATTGAGAAATTTACCAGGTCATAAGGGTAATAAAGAATTTGCTGCAAAGGTAGGAGAACTGATTGCAGAAAGAGCTCTTAAGGCTGGTATAACCAAAGTTGTTTTTGACAGAGCAGGTTATAAATATCATGGATGTGTTAAAGCTCTTGCAGATGCTGCAAGACAAAAGGGATTACAATTTTAGGGAGGAGTAATGAAGCAGCAGAGAATAAATGCTCAGGAACTGAATTTAAAAGATAAAGTAGTCTACATAAATAGAGTTGCCAAAGTTGTAAAAGGTGGCAGACGATTCTCCTTCAGTGCTTTGGTTGTAGTAGGAAATGAAGCAGGGATTGTTGGAGTTGGCAAGGGAAAAGCAGCAGAAGTTCCTGATGCAATAAGAAAGGCAATAGATAAGGCGAAAAAAAATCTTATAAGTTTTCCATTGAAAGATACTACAATTCCACATCGTGTGGAGTACAAATATGGTGCTACAAAGATAGTAATAAACCCTGCTCCAAAAGGAACTGGTATAATAGCTGGCGGTCCTGCAAGAGCGGTTTTTGAAGTGGCGGGAGTTCAGGATGTTGTTGCAAAAGTTCTTGGAAGCCACAATCCTTTTAATTCAGTTAAGGCAACAATAGGAGCATTAAGTAGCCTAAAAGAGCCTACTTCGGTAGCAAAACTCAGAGTAAAACCTTCTGAAATAGAAGTCCCTGAAGAAAATCAAGCAGTTGAGGAGGAAAAGGTTTTATGAAAATAAATGAATTAAAACCAGCTCCAGGAAGCAAAAAAAGAGTAAAAAGAATTGGAAGAGGACTGGGTTCTGGACATGGAAGATATGCAACAAAGGGAATTAAGGGACAGAAATCCCGTTCAGGGGGTGCTAAAGGAGCAGGATTTGAAGGTGGGCAGATGCCGCTTCAGAGAAGAGTTCCCAAAAGAGGTTTTTCAAATGTACCTTTTCGGAAAGAGTATGCAATAGTAAATCTTAAAGATTTAAATAAAATTATTGATGAAGTTGATGTTATTACTCCAGAAACTCTTTTACAGAAAGGTGTTGTTAAAAAGTTAAAAGATGGATTGAAAATTCTTGGAAGTGGTGAAATAAAAAAGCCTGTCATAATTAAGACTCATGCTATAAGCAAAGCAGCCCTGCAAAAGATTGAATCAATCGGTGGTAAAGTAGAGGTCATATAGTGGGACTTATAACAGCCTTTAGAAACATTCTCAAGATACCAGAATTAAGGGCAAGAGTTTTATTTACTCTTGCCATGCTTGCTGTATTCAGAATCGGAGCTCATATACCAACACCAGGCATAGATGGTGAAGCGTTGAGCAAGTTTTTACTTGAGCGCGGTGGAGCGGTTATGGGCTTTTTTGATATTTTTACAGGTGGAGCACTTTCTAAGGTTACCATCTTTGCTCTCGGCGTAATGCCCTATATAAGTGCATCAATTATTTTTCAGCTTTTGACTGTTGTTATTCCATCTCTGGCAAAGCTTGCAAAAGAAGGAGAGGAAGGCAGGAAAAAAATAACGAGATATACACGATATGCAACAGTGGTAATTGCTGCAATTCAAGGATTTGGTATAGCTATTGGACTTGAAAGCATGGGTGGTGGACAGTTTATTCAGGACCCAGGATGGTCATTTAGATTCGTAACAATGATTACTCTGACAGCAGGAACAGCTTTTCTCATGTGGCTTGGAGAACAGATAACAGAAAAAGGAATAGGTAATGGTATTTCTTTAATAATATTTGCAGGAATTGTTGCAAGATTTCCAAATGCCTGTTTTTATACATACAATCTTGTTAGAACAGGTGAATTATCAATATTTTTTGTTTTAATTCTGGTTGCGGTTATGGTAGGAGTTGTGGCAGGAATTATATTTATTGAAAGAGGACAGAGAAGAATTCCGATTCAATATGCAAAAAGAGTTGTTGGAAGAAAGATGTATGGTGGATATACCACATATCTTCCATTGAAGATTAATTCAGCAGGAGTTATTCCTCCGATTTTTGCTTCTTCAGTATTGATGTTTCCCGCTACTGTCGCAGGATTTATAGCTGTTCCATGGGTTCAGGCTCTGGCAAAACAGCTTTCTCCAGGAAGCTTTCTTCATATCATACTTTACGTTGGTTTGATAATCTTTTTTACATATTTTTATACAGCTGTAATTTACAATCCTGTGGAAATTGCTGAAAATCTTCAGAAAAATGGAGGATATATTACAGGAGTAAGACCAGGACAGAAGACATCTGAATATATTTATCGTGTGCTTTCACGCCTTACGTTCATCGGTGCTCTTTATCTGAGTGCTGTTTGTGTTTTACCGGAAATTCTTATTGCCAAGTTTAAAGTTCCTTTTTATTTTGGTGGAACTTCACTTCTTATAGCAGTTGGTGTGGCTCTTGATACAGTTTCTCAAATTGAAACTCACATGATAAGCAGATCCTATGAAGGATTCTTCAAAAAGTTCAGAATAAAGGGCAGGAAGGACTAATCAGGTAGTGATCATATTAAAAAGTCCTGAAGAGCTACAAAAAATGCGCAAATCTTGCCGGATAGTGGCTGCAGTTCTTTGTGAACTTAAAAATTTTATTAAAGAAGGATTGACAACAAAGCATATAGAGCAATTTATTGAAAATTTGATAATTAAGATGGGAGGAACTCCTGCGTTTAAAGGTTACAGAGGTTATCCTGCCAGTGCATGTATTTCAATAAATGAGCAGGTTGTTCATGGAATCCCATCAGAAAAAGTTTTTATTAAAGAAGGAGACATTGTGAGCGTTGATGTAGGAGTTTTATGTGAAAGCTTCTATGGTGATGCTGCATATACTTATCCTGTTGGAAGGATTTCAGAGGAAGCTCAGAAATTACTCAAAGTTACAGAAGAAGCATTGTATAAAGGAATTTCTGAAGCAATTCCAGGCAATAGAATCGGTGATATATCCAGTGCAATTCAAGCACATGTTGAATCCAACGGATTTTCTGTTGTACGAGCCTTTGTAGGTCATGGAATAGGAAGGTCTCTTCATGAAGATCCTCAAATTCCGAATTTTGGCACAAAAGGAGTTGGTCCAAAACTGAAAAAAGGCATGACCCTTGCTATTGAACCCATGGTAAATGTAGGAACTTATGAAGTACAAATTCTCTCAGATGGATGGACAGCTGTTACTAAGGATGGTTCTCTTTCAGCTCACTTTGAGCATACCATTGTAATTACTGAAGGTGAACCGGAAATCTTGACTAAATTATAAAAATATAGATATATTAACAAGTTATATGCCGAAAGAAGAACATATAGAAATGCAGGGAACCATTGAGGAAGCCTTACCTAATGCTATGTTTAGAGTAAGGCTTGAAAATGGGCATGTTATACTTGCTTATGTTTCTGGAAAAATGAGAATGCATTTTATAAAGATTTTGCCAGGCGATAAAGTACTGGTTGAAATATCTCCCTATGACCTTACCAAAGGTAGAATAATTTATAGATTTAAATAGGTTAAATAGGAGGTGTTAATTGAAAGTAAGAGCCTCAGTAAAAAAGATTTGTTCAAAGTGTAAGATAATTAAGAGAAAAGGAGTTATTAGAGTTATCTGTGAAAATCCAAAGCATAAACAAAGACAGGGATAAGAAAGGAGTATAGTATGGCAAGAATAGCAGGCGTTGATATACCAAAAAATGAAAGAGTTGAAATAGGACTGACAAGAATTTTCGGCA from Thermodesulfovibrio sp. 3907-1M harbors:
- a CDS encoding type Z 30S ribosomal protein S14 codes for the protein MARKSKIERAKYPPKFKVRVRNRCKICGRPRGYLRDFGLCRICFRFLANSGKIPGVVKASW
- the rpsH gene encoding 30S ribosomal protein S8, which produces MMMTDPIADMLTRIRNAIKVKADKVDIPASRMKIEISKILKEEGFIKSYKIIKDKKQGIIRINLKYTPEGDSVISNLRRISKPGRRVYVSKDEVPRVMGGLGIAILTTSQGVMTDKECRHRGVGGEVICYVW
- the rplF gene encoding 50S ribosomal protein L6, with the protein product MSRIGRKPIQIPEGVNIAVENRKVIVKGPKGQLSYELPEGIGLTLDSKAVVVTRDSDVAKQKAMHGLVRSLISNMVIGVSQGFTKTLQIYGVGYRAQVSGNKLILNVGYSHPVEFPLPEGIKATVDEKQTTITLYGIDKQLVGQVAANLRAIRPPDAYKGKGIRYADEVLKLKPGKTGKK
- the rplR gene encoding 50S ribosomal protein L18 → MRDKTELRERRRRRIRKKVFGTPDRPRLCVFRSLNHIYAQIIDDTKGHTVVSASTLDKELRNLPGHKGNKEFAAKVGELIAERALKAGITKVVFDRAGYKYHGCVKALADAARQKGLQF
- the rpsE gene encoding 30S ribosomal protein S5, with translation MKQQRINAQELNLKDKVVYINRVAKVVKGGRRFSFSALVVVGNEAGIVGVGKGKAAEVPDAIRKAIDKAKKNLISFPLKDTTIPHRVEYKYGATKIVINPAPKGTGIIAGGPARAVFEVAGVQDVVAKVLGSHNPFNSVKATIGALSSLKEPTSVAKLRVKPSEIEVPEENQAVEEEKVL
- the rplO gene encoding 50S ribosomal protein L15; amino-acid sequence: MKINELKPAPGSKKRVKRIGRGLGSGHGRYATKGIKGQKSRSGGAKGAGFEGGQMPLQRRVPKRGFSNVPFRKEYAIVNLKDLNKIIDEVDVITPETLLQKGVVKKLKDGLKILGSGEIKKPVIIKTHAISKAALQKIESIGGKVEVI
- the secY gene encoding preprotein translocase subunit SecY, whose amino-acid sequence is MGLITAFRNILKIPELRARVLFTLAMLAVFRIGAHIPTPGIDGEALSKFLLERGGAVMGFFDIFTGGALSKVTIFALGVMPYISASIIFQLLTVVIPSLAKLAKEGEEGRKKITRYTRYATVVIAAIQGFGIAIGLESMGGGQFIQDPGWSFRFVTMITLTAGTAFLMWLGEQITEKGIGNGISLIIFAGIVARFPNACFYTYNLVRTGELSIFFVLILVAVMVGVVAGIIFIERGQRRIPIQYAKRVVGRKMYGGYTTYLPLKINSAGVIPPIFASSVLMFPATVAGFIAVPWVQALAKQLSPGSFLHIILYVGLIIFFTYFYTAVIYNPVEIAENLQKNGGYITGVRPGQKTSEYIYRVLSRLTFIGALYLSAVCVLPEILIAKFKVPFYFGGTSLLIAVGVALDTVSQIETHMISRSYEGFFKKFRIKGRKD
- the map gene encoding type I methionyl aminopeptidase, whose product is MIILKSPEELQKMRKSCRIVAAVLCELKNFIKEGLTTKHIEQFIENLIIKMGGTPAFKGYRGYPASACISINEQVVHGIPSEKVFIKEGDIVSVDVGVLCESFYGDAAYTYPVGRISEEAQKLLKVTEEALYKGISEAIPGNRIGDISSAIQAHVESNGFSVVRAFVGHGIGRSLHEDPQIPNFGTKGVGPKLKKGMTLAIEPMVNVGTYEVQILSDGWTAVTKDGSLSAHFEHTIVITEGEPEILTKL
- the infA gene encoding translation initiation factor IF-1; translation: MPKEEHIEMQGTIEEALPNAMFRVRLENGHVILAYVSGKMRMHFIKILPGDKVLVEISPYDLTKGRIIYRFK
- the rpmJ gene encoding 50S ribosomal protein L36, with the protein product MKVRASVKKICSKCKIIKRKGVIRVICENPKHKQRQG